A single region of the Deltaproteobacteria bacterium genome encodes:
- a CDS encoding YeeE/YedE family protein, protein MRVAAAAAAGVVFGVGLAISEMVNPAKVLAFLDLAGHWDPSLALVMGGGLVVAAPAFAWARRASARPLFADGFQIPERGAIDGRLLGGAAIFGVGWGLGGLCPGPALAGLAAGEPRLWIFVLAMAAGALVHDGWVAARSRP, encoded by the coding sequence ATCCGCGTCGCAGCCGCAGCGGCGGCCGGCGTCGTCTTCGGCGTCGGGCTCGCAATCTCGGAGATGGTGAACCCGGCCAAGGTTCTCGCCTTCCTCGACCTCGCCGGGCACTGGGATCCGAGCCTCGCGCTCGTGATGGGCGGAGGGCTCGTGGTCGCCGCGCCGGCCTTCGCGTGGGCGCGCCGGGCTTCGGCGCGCCCGCTGTTCGCGGACGGCTTCCAGATCCCCGAGCGGGGCGCGATCGATGGGCGCCTGCTCGGCGGCGCGGCGATCTTCGGTGTCGGATGGGGGCTCGGCGGGCTGTGCCCGGGGCCCGCGCTCGCCGGCCTCGCCGCGGGCGAGCCGCGCCTGTGGATCTTCGTCCTGGCCATGGCGGCCGGCGCCCTCGTGCACGACGGCTGGGTCGCCGCGCGGAGCCGACCGTGA
- a CDS encoding YeeE/YedE thiosulfate transporter family protein: MTEFTPGSALAGGALIGAASGWLLLADGRIAGVSGILGGALGPAAAGERRWRVAFLLGLPAGFLLHAWVAGAPAPVQIESPLLVLVAAGLLVGFGTRLGSGCTSGHGICGVARASPRSLAATATFLASGFATVFAWRHLLGGGS; encoded by the coding sequence ATGACCGAGTTCACGCCGGGATCCGCGCTCGCCGGAGGGGCCTTGATCGGCGCGGCGTCGGGGTGGCTGCTCCTCGCCGACGGTAGGATCGCCGGCGTGTCGGGCATCCTCGGCGGCGCGCTCGGGCCGGCCGCGGCCGGCGAGCGGCGCTGGCGGGTCGCGTTCCTGCTCGGCCTGCCGGCGGGCTTCCTGCTGCACGCCTGGGTCGCGGGCGCGCCGGCGCCGGTGCAGATCGAGTCGCCGCTGCTCGTGCTCGTGGCGGCGGGGCTGCTGGTCGGGTTCGGCACGCGGCTCGGAAGCGGCTGCACGAGCGGCCACGGGATCTGCGGCGTCGCGCGCGCGTCGCCGCGCTCGCTGGCCGCGACCGCGACGTTCCTGGCGTCCGGCTTCGCGACGGTGTTCGCGTGGCGGCACCTGCTGGGTGGCGGGTCGTGA
- a CDS encoding DUF6125 family protein — protein MTQVLPGEAEQKEIVRRCWYSHDGHWFQSAAAELGMEMANQLNRRALRAQGASEARRLRKALGMREICGLDDFLRLFDALASVLVPPPTAVRLERPGDRSYAIHVDRCFVHESVVRAGNPESYQCAVFDRIAGWHDGAGLPLASEPPGLRCAKAMGGVCHRTLQLR, from the coding sequence ATGACGCAGGTTCTCCCCGGCGAAGCGGAGCAGAAGGAGATCGTTCGCCGCTGCTGGTACTCGCACGACGGCCACTGGTTCCAGAGCGCCGCCGCCGAGCTCGGCATGGAGATGGCGAACCAGCTCAACCGCCGCGCGCTCCGCGCGCAGGGCGCCAGCGAGGCGCGGCGGCTGCGCAAGGCGCTCGGCATGCGAGAGATCTGCGGGCTCGACGATTTCCTTCGCCTCTTCGATGCGCTCGCGAGCGTCCTCGTTCCTCCGCCGACAGCCGTCCGGCTCGAGCGGCCGGGAGATCGCTCCTACGCGATCCACGTCGATCGCTGCTTCGTCCACGAGAGCGTCGTCCGGGCGGGAAACCCCGAGTCGTACCAGTGCGCCGTCTTCGACCGCATCGCCGGCTGGCACGACGGCGCGGGGCTTCCGCTCGCCAGCGAGCCGCCGGGCCTTCGCTGCGCGAAGGCCATGGGCGGCGTGTGCCACCGAACCCTCCAGCTCCGATAG